In Granulicella mallensis MP5ACTX8, the sequence GCGTCACCCCAGGCTGTATGAGCCGGGCCGTTGGCCCTGAAACATCCTGTGGCTTGGTTAGAAGCACACTTGGAATAGGGGACTCAACAGAAGGAGTTGGCCTCCATGCCATCGAAGAACATGCTGCCCAAGGGGCAGAGACGTCGCACTGTAAAACACGAGTACCGCGCACAACGCACCCTGGCCCAGGAGCGCGAAGCCGCCCTGCGCGCCGCCGGTGAGCTCGACGAGGAGGCCGCGCCCGCAACGTACGACACGGCGGAGTTCAACGCGCCCAGTTCGGCCCCCCTGCACACTTCTCCCTTTGCCAACGTGCCCGGGCTGGTGACAAGCGGCCCGAGCGGGGGCAAGCATCCGCAGGAGGAGCAATCCCCCCGGCGCTATCCCGCACCCTATGTATTCGAGGACGAGGCTCCCGAGATCCAGGTGCTCGACGACCTGGAGGCTGAAGACGGCGTACGCAGCTTCACGGTCGAGCCTGCGGCGAAGGAGATGCGCCTCGACGCCTATCTGGCAAAGGCCATTCCCGACATCAGCCGCGCCCGCGTGGTGCTGCTGATTGAAAAAGGCCAGGTGACCGTCGATGGCAATCCCGGCAAGGGCAAGCAGAAGCTCAAGGGCGGCGAGATGATCGAGATCGAAGGCGAGCCGCGTCCCGAGCCGCTGCACGCCCAGCCGGAAGATATTCCGCTGACCATCGTCTATGAAGACGACGATCTGGCCGTGGTCGATAAGGCCGCGGGCATGATGGTTCATGCGGGAGCGGGTGATTCCGAGCGCAATCGCGGAACGCTGGTCAATGCGCTGCTGTTCCACATGGGCAAGTCGCTGTCTCAGGTCAGCGGAGATCTGCGGCCGGGCATCGTGCATCGCCTGGACAAGCAGACCAGCGGGTTGATCGTCGTCGCCAAGAACGATTCGACGCACCGCAAGCTGAGCGAGATGTTCAGCGAGCGGCGGCTGCGCAAGGTGTACCTGGCGCTGGTGCATGGATGGATCGCACCCGCCACCGGAGCGCAGGACTCGGGCACGATCCAGTTGCCGATCAGCCGTGATCTCGTCCGCCGCATTCGCATGACCACACGCCGCTCGGGCGGCCGCAGCGCGGTCTCGCACTGGCGCGTGCTGGAGAAGATCTCCGGACCGTACGGCAAGTTCAGCTTGGTCGAGGTGCGCATCGAAACCGGCCGCACCCACCAGATTCGCGTTCATATGCAGGCGATCGGGCACCCGGTAGTCGGCGATTTCCTTTACGGAGCGCCGCACCGGATCAACCCGATTGGCGGCCCGCAGGCCGAAGTCGAGGGATTCGCCCTGGAGCGTAACTTCCTGCACGCCGCCGAACTGGAGTTCGTCCACCCTCGCACGGGGGAGAAGCTGGCCCTCGATGCAGCACTTCCCGAGGAACTGGTGCAGGTATTAGAGCGGGTTAGAGGCGCGAGTTGATACGATGGTTGGCATGAACATAAGCAGCAGAGCTCGCTGGGTCCTTCTTGCCCTGGCGTGCGTCACAGGCCCGCAGGCCGCAATCTCACAGACGACCACCCCGCAGCCCGCGGCTCCCCCCGTCACACCTTCCACGGCTCCTCAACAGCCGGCGACCACGCCTGCCACGACCCCGCAGTCTGCATCGCCCACACAGCCAAATTCCACAAGCCCCACAAGCCCGACAGGCTCCACGGCTGCCCCGCAGAGCTCCACGCCGACCCTGCAGCCGCGCTCCGATCAGGATGCCCAGGATGGCACCACGTTTACCCTTCACAGGAGCGTCAACGAAGTCGATCTGATCTTCACCGTGATGGGCAAGGACGGCCACTTCGTCTCCAACCTGCAGCAGCAGAACTTTGGTCTGCTCGACGATGGCAGACCGCCGCAGCACGTGCTTCGCTTCGCGCAGCAGACGAACCTTCCTCTGCGCGTCGGCATCATGCTCGACACCAGCAGCTCGATCCGGCAGCGCTTTGAGTTCGAGCAGCAGGCTGCGACCGACTTCCTGTTGCAGGTGCTGCATCCGGCTGATCGCGCCTTCGTCGAAGGCTTCGATGTGCAGATCAACATTGCGCAGGACTTCACCAACCGCATCGACATGCTGGACACCGGCATCCGCCGGCTCCGGCCAGGCGGCGGTACGGCACTCTTCGATTCGCTCTACCGGACCTGCAAGGACCAGATGCTGACGCTGCAGCAGGACGCCGAAGTGCGCAAGGCGATCGTGCTGGTGTCGGACGGCGATGACGATTACAGCCGCGTGCTCGAGACCGAAGCAATCAAGATGTGCCAGCGTGCGGAGACGATCGTTTACACCATCAGCACCAACGTCGGCCCCAGCAGGGACAAGGGCGACGATGTGCTGCAGCAGATCTCCGACGCTACCGGCGGGCAGTCGTTCTATCCCCAGCGCATCGACGATGTAGCGATCGGCTTCCGCAATATTGAAGAAGAGCTGCGCAGCCAGTATCTGCTGGTCTATGAGCCGGCGGACTTCAAACGCGACGGTTCGTTCCGCACCATCTACCTGCATTCGCTCGACCCGCGTTACGGCGTCCGCGCGAAGAAGGGGTACTTCTCTCCGCACGAGTAGTGCAGCGGCACCTGCGAAAAGGCTGAGTCCCAAAGGGGCTCAGCCTTTTCGTTTTGCTGTTGCTTTTCTTTGCCGTTATTTTTCGTGTTGTTGTTTTTCTTGTTGTCATTCCTGCAGGGAATCTGCTGTTTGCTCGTACCTGGCACTTCTTCGTGGGTGCAAACAGCTTGCGGCGGCATTGTTTCGTTAAGGGCATGGCTTCAGCCATGCCGTAAATAACAGGCCAAAGGCCATACCACTCTGCCGAAGGCGGGAGTGAAGCCCGCAGGGCGCAACGACTGAATTGCCTTCTTTGGTTGTGGCGAAACCAGTCATCCCTCGCTACGGATACATCCCTGTGAGCCTTGCACAGTCCTGGCCGCACAAATGAAAGCAATTCAGTCGTTCCGGCTGCGCCTCCACTTCAGCCTTCGGCAGAGCAGTAGGCTTTTCTGCCCAAACTTTACGGCATGATGCCCTTAACGAAACAAGCTGCCGCAAGCTATTCACATGGCTCAATCTTTATCTCGAACGGCAATTTGACGACACACCCTAGGTTGCCTCGCAAAATATCGGTCCTGCGCCGACAGAAAGCAGATTCCCTACGGGAATGACAACAAGAAGAACAAAACAGGTTAGGACATCTGTCTTGACTTCGCGCCTAGACAAGCCCCGTCAGCGCCAGCGCCTCATCCACTGTCGTCGCCACCAGCAATCTCTTGAGATTCCCCCGCAGCATGCCTTCCCGCTCGCACACATCGAGAAACTGCAGCATCGTGTCATAGAATCCCGCGACGTTCAGCAGGACGATAGGCTTCTCGTGCAGTTTCAGCGTCTGCCAGGCAAGCACCTCGAACAGCTCTTCAAACGTGCCGAAGCCGCCGGGCATCACGAGGAAGGCACTCGCCTTTTCGCCCATGAGCGCCTTGCGGGTGTGCATGGTGTCGACGACGTGCAGCTCCGAGATGCCCTCGTGTGCCACCTCGAGATCGACCAGCACATGCGGGATTACGCCAATCACGTGGCCTCCCGCAGCCAGCGTGGCGTCGGCGACCGCGCCCATCAGGCCGACCTTGGCTCCGCCATAGATCAGCCCCAGGTTGTGCGCTGCCAGTGCTCGACCCAGTTCTTCCGCAACCGCACGATACTCAGGCCGCGCGCCTTCAGCCGCCGCACAGAATACCGCAATACTTTTCTTCGCAACAGACTCCGTCATCGAGACAGAATACCGTTTTTGCAGTCGAGTATCATGGCTTTCTCGCCCTGCGGCGAGACTGGAGTCAGACGATGCGTACCTGCTTCTCTCGTTTTTCGTCTTGTGTCGTGATGCTGTTCTCCTTCGCCGCTCTGCTGGCCGCAACCAGCGCCGCAGCGCAGAACAAAGGCGAGCCGGGCAAGTTCGACTTCTATCTCATGAACCTCTCGTGGTCGCCGGAGTTCTGCTCGATACAGGGCGTCTCTCCGCAGTGCGCGGCGAAGCCCGGCTTCATTCTGCACGGACTGTGGGCGCAGAACAATGACGGCAGCTATCCTGTCTTCTGCAGCGAAGAGCACGGACCCGCAAAGCCGTCAGAGAATCTCGACCTTACGCCCGACCCCTCGCTGCTCGATCATGAGTGGGCCAAGCACGGCACCTGCTCCGCCGTTGGCCCGCAGCGTTTCTTCGCGATGGAACGCGAAGCCTATCACTCGTTGAAGATTCCGGCCGAGTTTGTCCATGTCGATCAAGAGATCAGCATGACGCCCGACAAGATTCTTGGTTTGTTTTATCGCGCCAACCCCGCGTATCCGCAAGGCAGCATTCTATTAAGCTGTGGGCGTAATCATCTGACGGCTATCGAAGCCTGCTTCAGCAAAGACCTGAAGCCGATTGTGTGCCAGGGGCTTCGCACCTGCCATGCGAACTCAGTCAAGATCACGCCACCGGGAACTGCAGCGCAATAGGAAATACGCTCCCGGCCCCTCGAAGAGCGGCGCCCAAATGGCGCACGCTCTTGCATCAACAGGATGCAACGGTATTGCAGGTTCAGTCTAGCGAAGTGCGAGTGTGGTGCCGTTCAACTGGTCCGAGACGGTCGTGATCACGGCACCGGCAGCGTAGCTGGACGAGGCTTCAACGGCAACGATCTGCTGACCTTCTGCAAGCTTTACATCCAGCGGCTTACCGGGCATCAGGGTCATCTCGCTGTCGCCGGCCTTCAGCTTCAGGGGGGCAGCGGTATCGTTGCGCAGCGTGAACTTTACGAGCTTGACCTTCGCGAAGATCGCGTTTACAGGCGTGTGGATTGCGGTGGGTGCGGCATACACAGCCTGCGCGGATACCAGCGAGGCTGCCATCAACATAACTCCAAATACAGAACGACGATTCATAACTGCTCCTTGAAAACACTTTGAGATTGGACCGTATTCTCTTGTTCAGGGAACCGGTCGCAAAGGTCAGTACGCAGCGGTTCCAGGAATGGTTCCGGTTTTTTCAGATAAAAGATCATCTTTTGCGATGCTGTCCCTTCTCCCTAACAAATAACGTTTGGCAACGGAAGATATTCCACTTCTGGGCGAAATGAAATATTGCGGCCCAGTGAATTCCTCAAGGGTGCCTCTAACGAACGATTCAATAGAGGGTCTAATTCGAGCGACAACCCCACCCCTGCAAAACTCAAAACCCCAGCCAGATAAAATAGAGATTGTGTCCGATCTTCTCGCCAATATGAATCCGCAACAGCGCGAAGGGATCACCTCGGTTGATGGGCCCGTACTGCTGCTCGCAGGCGCAGGTTCGGGTAAGACGAGGGTTATCACTCACCGCATTGCCTACTTAATCAAGGAGCGCGGAGCCGCGCCCGACAGCATTCTTGCCGTCACCTTCACCAACAAGGCCGCCAAAGAGATGGCCGAGCGCGTCGAGAAGATCCTCGGCCACTCCACGCTTGCCTCACCGACCCTCGCAACGTTCCACAGCTTCTGCGTGCGCGTACTGCGCCGCGATATCGAAGCACTGCGCGTGGGCAACGTTGGCCTCACACGTTCCTTCGCCATCTACGACGAGAACGATCAACAGGCCGTGGTGAAGCAGGCGCTCAAACGCCTGGGCATCGATGACAAGGCCTTGAAGCCGCGCGTGGCGCTGGGCCGCATCTCCTGGGCCAAGAACCACATGATCGACCCGCAGGAGTACTTCCTGGCCTCCACCAATCCGATGGAGGAGAAGATTGCGCATATCTTCGAGATCTACAAGAAGGAACTCGCCAAGGCCAACGCGCTCGACTTCGACGATCTGCTGCTTGAGACCGTGCGTCTGCTCAAGTCGTCTAGCGAGGTGCGCGAGCGCTACAACCGCAAGTACAAGTACCTGCTGATCGACGAATACCAGGACACCAACCGCCCACAGTATGAGTTGATGAAGCTGCTCGGCCGCCACGGCAACGTGTGCGTCGTCGGTGATGAAGACCAGTCGATCTACTCGTGGCGTGGCGCGGACATTCGCAACATCCTCGAGTTCGAAAAAGATTTTCCTGACGTCCGCACCATCCGGTTGGAGCAGAACTACCGCTCCACCCAGGTGATTCTCGAAGGTGCAAGCGCGGTCGTCGCGCAGAACACGCAGCGCAAGGGCAAGAATCTCTGGACGGCCCGCGAGGGCGGCTCGATGATCGGCTACTACGAGGCCCCGGACGGCGAGAACGAAGCGCTATTCATCGCCGACCGCATCAAGAAGTACCTCAAAGAAGCCGGCGCGAGCGAAGAGGAGCCTCGCTGTGCGGTGCTGTATCGCACCAACTCGCAGTCGCGACTGGTGGAAGAGGCGTTGCGCCGCTATCAGATTCAGTACCACATGGTCGGAGGCTTCAGCTTCTACGACCGCTCTGAAGTAAAGGACATCCTCAGCTACCTGAAGCTGGTGCAGAATCCGCATGACTCAGTAGCTCTCGGCCGCGTCGTGAACTCACCGCCGCGCGGCATCGGCAAGACCACGATGGACACGCTCGAGCGCATGGCGCTGACGGTGGGCATGAGCAGCTGGGATGCCATCGCGCGAGCCTCCGAGGAGAAGCTTTTGCCGGCACGAGCGCTGACAGCGCTCAACAGCTTTCGCAAGCTGATCGAAGACGCCAGGGCGATGCTTGGCCCGGACTTTGCTGCAGCCCTTACCGCGGATGCTGCAGGCTCAGAGCTCGCGACGGAGGACACACAACTGGAGGACGGAGACACAAGCTTCGATCCAGCCGCAACAGCCTCTGCCGACAGCGACACCAACTTCGACTTTGGCTTTGCCACCGAGGAGGGAACGCCGTCCACTATCGCAGCCAACGACGCGAACACCAGCTTCGATACAAGCTTCAACTTCGACTTCGACTTTGGTCCCAGCGAAGAGATCAGCACGGTCGCCCCGGAGAACGCTGCCGACTTCAATCCGTTTGCTCCCGTTCCGCTCAAGCTCTCTGCGAGCGACACGATCAAGGAACGCCTGCGTCAGCAGAACGCCGAAGCCCCGCAGGCGGAGGACGCACCCGCGCCCTTCCGCAAGCTTGGCGATCCGGCCACGCTGCCCGAGCTCATCAAGTTCCTCAACGAGCGCTCGGGCTACATCCGCGCCCTCGAAGACGAAGCCACGCCCGAGAGCTTCTCGCGCATCGAGAACCTGAAGGAACTCGCCAACGCCGCGCAGGATGCAACGTCGCGTGGCGAGACCCTGGCCGAGTTCCTGGACCACGCCGCGCTGGTCTCGGACGCCGACCAGTACTCCGCCGAGGCTCGCGTGACCCTGATGACGCTGCATGCGGCCAAGGGCCTGGAGTTTCCGCTGGTCTTTCTCACCGGCATGGAGGAGGGGCTCTTCCCGCACTCGCGTTCGGTCGTCGACCCGACGCAGATGGAAGAGGAGCGCCGGCTCTGCTACGTGGGCATGACCCGCGCGATGGACACGCTGGTCATGACGCGGGCACGCTATCGCCGCCGCTACGGCAACGACTCGCCGGAAGCCTCAATGCCGTCGCGCTTCCTCGAAGAAGTGCCCTCGAAGCTGGTCGAAGACCTCTCTCCGGCGGCCTACGGTGGAGCCTATGCAACGCCCTATCCTCAACGCGGCAAACGCTTTGGGGCAGGGGACGACGATTTTGGCGGCGAGCAGCACTATAGCTACGAGGATGAAGACCAATCAGGCGGCCGCGGTGGTTCGTCTGCGAAGTCCTATGCCTCCGAACGCTTTGGCGGCGCAAAACGAGGCACCGGCAGCGGCCCGCTGGACAACACCGCAGCCTTCTTCGGCAAGGGTGGAGCGGGCTTTAAACCGAGCGGATTGCAGTTCGGATTACGGCCCAAACCCGGGTCCGATGCCCCCGCTGGACGCACCGGAATGGGCAAAGGAGCCCGTGTGCGCCACCCCAAGTATGGGGAGGGTGTCATCTTTGCCCGCGAAGGCGATGGGGAAGATGCCAAGCTTACAGTACAATTTAGTAGCCACGGTATGAAAAAGCTGGTCGAGAAGTTCGCCCAGCTCGAGCGATTGTAAAAAGCAGGACCTCCTGTCTCGAGCGCCCGCGCCGGCAAAGATTCCAGAAAGTTCAGAGAGAAGAAGACAATTCATGGCAAACACCAAGTCCATCACCAATAAAGAAGAGCGCAAGGCCGTAAAGCGCACCGCTCGCAAGAAAGCCGCTCCCAAGGCCCCACGTACCGGAGCACGCGGCGAGAACAAGGCCAAGGTCAAGAAGGCAGCACGCGGCGCCTCCAAGCGCTAACGGCACAGAAATCAATCACGGCGGACGGAGCTTCGGCTCTGCCCGCCGTTTCTCTTGCGGAAATTCCGCGCACCTGTCCGGTTGCGCATAAAATCACCCTACGTTCATAATTTCCTGCCGATGAGGAACGAGCACCTGGCCCGCCAAATCTTCGCCACGAAGTCCATCGACAAGCTGATTCGCGAGTCGGAGCTCCCTGGGAGCGCGCTCAAGAAGACGCTTGGCCCCATCTCGCTTACGGCGCTGGGGGTCGGCGCGGTCATCGGCTCAGGCATCTTCACGGTCATCGGCACGGCCATCGGCGGCAATCCCGCCGCGCTGGCCAACTGGAAAGAATCTCCGGTCATCGATCTGCTTCTGCACCACGGGCACATCGCCGGACGCCCCGGCGCAGGCCCGGCGCTAGCGCTTTCGCTGGTCCTGGTGGCGATCGTCTGTTGCTTCACCGGCCTCTGCTATGCCGAACTGGCGAGCATGATCCCCATCGCCGGTTCGGCCTACACCTATACCTACGCGACGCTCGGCGAGCTGATCGCCTGGATCATCGGCTGGGACCTGATCCTCGAATACGCCTTCTCGAACATGAGCGTATCGGTGGGCTTTGCCGCGCACTTTGTCGACCTGCTCGACTGGCTGGGCTTTCGACTGAGCCCCAAATGGCTCTCGCCTGCGTATCTTCCGCTGGGCTTGCAGGACCTCGCGGGCAAGGACATCTACGCGCCCGGCTGGCACTTCGGCTTCAACATTCCGGCGTTCCTCATCGTCATCCTGCTGACGATGATCCTGGTGCGCGGCATCCGCGAATCGGCCCGCACCAACAACATCATGGTGCTGGTGAAGATGGTCGCGATCCTCGTGTTCATCTTCGTGGGACTGCACTTCATCCATCCTGCAAACTACGTCCCCTTCTCGCCGAACGGCTGGAGTGGCGTGCTCGCGGGCGGAAGCATCATCTTCTTCACGTACATCGGCTTTGACTCCGTCTCGACAGCCAGCGAAGAGTGCTGCAATCCGCAGCGCGATGTGCCGATCGGTATCATCGCGACGCTGATCGTCTGCACGATCCTCTACATTGGCGTGGCTCTGGTGTTGACGGGCATTGTGCCGTGGCAGACTGTCATCGGCGATGCCGCGCCGGTGGTTAACGCGCTCAAGCGGCTGACGCTCCAGACCGGCAGCCCCCTGCTGCACTGGACACGCCTCATTGTCTTGCTGGGCGCGATCATCGGCATGGTCAGCTCGATCCTGGTCTTCCAGCTTGGCCAGGCGCGCGTGTGGTTTGCGATGTCGCGTGACAGGCTGCTGCCGGACATCTTCTCAAGACTGCATCCCAAGTTTCGTACTCCGGCCTTTGCGACGTGGTTCGCGGGCATCCTCGTCGCGATCCCTGCAGGGTTGTTCGATGTGGGCACGCTGGCCGAGCTCTCGAACATCGGCACACTGTTCGCGTTTGTGCTCGTATCGATTGGAGTGCTGGTGCTGCGCCACAAACAGCCTGAACGCCGTCGCGGCTTCCGCGTCCCCGGCGGCCCGGTATTTCCTGTGCTGAGCGTGATCTTCTGCGTGCTGCTGATGGCGGGACTGCCTGTTCGGACCTGGGAACGCTTCTTTATCTGGCTTGTGATTGGGCTGGTGGTTTACTTCTTCTACAGCCGCAAGCGCAGTGAGTTCTACAAGGGCTAATAAACCACCCAAACCTTGTCATCTCGACCTTCGGTCGAGATGACAAGGTTTGGGTGATTACATCACGCCGGAATCAACTGCTCGGCCTTCAACCGCTCAAACAGATCGAAGAACGACTTCGGCGTGTCCTGGTGCGCCAGGAACCCGAGCTTCCGGCTCTTGCTCATATCGTTGACGCACTCGATCTTCCGTCCCAGGTCGCCATCCGTGTGCCACCATGAGGCCAGCCGGTTGACATTGCTCTCCACCAGCCCATACTTCGCGGCAATGGCCTTCCACGTCTCGGCCGCGCCGGACATCTTTCCTTCGAGCGGAGCGCCGCCTTCGGGTGGTCCACCAGCCTCGATTCCAAAGTAAGCGGCCAACTGCGGCCACAGCCAGCGCCAGCGGAACACATCGCCGTTGACGACATTGAACGCTTCATTCCGCGCCGCCGGAGTCGTTGCCGCCCACTCCAGGTGCTCTGCCAGCAGGCGCGCATCGGTCATATCGGTCAGCGCGTTCCACTGCTCTACCGAGCCGGGAAGATGAACTTCTCGCCACTCTCGCGGCACAGCGTCGCGTACACCGCGAGCGTCGATCCCATGTTCATCGCATTGCCCACCGCAAAGCCGACGATCGTATG encodes:
- a CDS encoding LOG family protein, producing MTESVAKKSIAVFCAAAEGARPEYRAVAEELGRALAAHNLGLIYGGAKVGLMGAVADATLAAGGHVIGVIPHVLVDLEVAHEGISELHVVDTMHTRKALMGEKASAFLVMPGGFGTFEELFEVLAWQTLKLHEKPIVLLNVAGFYDTMLQFLDVCEREGMLRGNLKRLLVATTVDEALALTGLV
- a CDS encoding ATP-dependent helicase: MNPQQREGITSVDGPVLLLAGAGSGKTRVITHRIAYLIKERGAAPDSILAVTFTNKAAKEMAERVEKILGHSTLASPTLATFHSFCVRVLRRDIEALRVGNVGLTRSFAIYDENDQQAVVKQALKRLGIDDKALKPRVALGRISWAKNHMIDPQEYFLASTNPMEEKIAHIFEIYKKELAKANALDFDDLLLETVRLLKSSSEVRERYNRKYKYLLIDEYQDTNRPQYELMKLLGRHGNVCVVGDEDQSIYSWRGADIRNILEFEKDFPDVRTIRLEQNYRSTQVILEGASAVVAQNTQRKGKNLWTAREGGSMIGYYEAPDGENEALFIADRIKKYLKEAGASEEEPRCAVLYRTNSQSRLVEEALRRYQIQYHMVGGFSFYDRSEVKDILSYLKLVQNPHDSVALGRVVNSPPRGIGKTTMDTLERMALTVGMSSWDAIARASEEKLLPARALTALNSFRKLIEDARAMLGPDFAAALTADAAGSELATEDTQLEDGDTSFDPAATASADSDTNFDFGFATEEGTPSTIAANDANTSFDTSFNFDFDFGPSEEISTVAPENAADFNPFAPVPLKLSASDTIKERLRQQNAEAPQAEDAPAPFRKLGDPATLPELIKFLNERSGYIRALEDEATPESFSRIENLKELANAAQDATSRGETLAEFLDHAALVSDADQYSAEARVTLMTLHAAKGLEFPLVFLTGMEEGLFPHSRSVVDPTQMEEERRLCYVGMTRAMDTLVMTRARYRRRYGNDSPEASMPSRFLEEVPSKLVEDLSPAAYGGAYATPYPQRGKRFGAGDDDFGGEQHYSYEDEDQSGGRGGSSAKSYASERFGGAKRGTGSGPLDNTAAFFGKGGAGFKPSGLQFGLRPKPGSDAPAGRTGMGKGARVRHPKYGEGVIFAREGDGEDAKLTVQFSSHGMKKLVEKFAQLERL
- a CDS encoding VWA domain-containing protein; the protein is MNISSRARWVLLALACVTGPQAAISQTTTPQPAAPPVTPSTAPQQPATTPATTPQSASPTQPNSTSPTSPTGSTAAPQSSTPTLQPRSDQDAQDGTTFTLHRSVNEVDLIFTVMGKDGHFVSNLQQQNFGLLDDGRPPQHVLRFAQQTNLPLRVGIMLDTSSSIRQRFEFEQQAATDFLLQVLHPADRAFVEGFDVQINIAQDFTNRIDMLDTGIRRLRPGGGTALFDSLYRTCKDQMLTLQQDAEVRKAIVLVSDGDDDYSRVLETEAIKMCQRAETIVYTISTNVGPSRDKGDDVLQQISDATGGQSFYPQRIDDVAIGFRNIEEELRSQYLLVYEPADFKRDGSFRTIYLHSLDPRYGVRAKKGYFSPHE
- a CDS encoding ribonuclease T2 family protein, with translation MRTCFSRFSSCVVMLFSFAALLAATSAAAQNKGEPGKFDFYLMNLSWSPEFCSIQGVSPQCAAKPGFILHGLWAQNNDGSYPVFCSEEHGPAKPSENLDLTPDPSLLDHEWAKHGTCSAVGPQRFFAMEREAYHSLKIPAEFVHVDQEISMTPDKILGLFYRANPAYPQGSILLSCGRNHLTAIEACFSKDLKPIVCQGLRTCHANSVKITPPGTAAQ
- a CDS encoding Rossmann-fold NAD(P)-binding domain-containing protein; the encoded protein is MPREWREVHLPGSVEQWNALTDMTDARLLAEHLEWAATTPAARNEAFNVVNGDVFRWRWLWPQLAAYFGIEAGGPPEGGAPLEGKMSGAAETWKAIAAKYGLVESNVNRLASWWHTDGDLGRKIECVNDMSKSRKLGFLAHQDTPKSFFDLFERLKAEQLIPA
- a CDS encoding RluA family pseudouridine synthase, yielding MPSKNMLPKGQRRRTVKHEYRAQRTLAQEREAALRAAGELDEEAAPATYDTAEFNAPSSAPLHTSPFANVPGLVTSGPSGGKHPQEEQSPRRYPAPYVFEDEAPEIQVLDDLEAEDGVRSFTVEPAAKEMRLDAYLAKAIPDISRARVVLLIEKGQVTVDGNPGKGKQKLKGGEMIEIEGEPRPEPLHAQPEDIPLTIVYEDDDLAVVDKAAGMMVHAGAGDSERNRGTLVNALLFHMGKSLSQVSGDLRPGIVHRLDKQTSGLIVVAKNDSTHRKLSEMFSERRLRKVYLALVHGWIAPATGAQDSGTIQLPISRDLVRRIRMTTRRSGGRSAVSHWRVLEKISGPYGKFSLVEVRIETGRTHQIRVHMQAIGHPVVGDFLYGAPHRINPIGGPQAEVEGFALERNFLHAAELEFVHPRTGEKLALDAALPEELVQVLERVRGAS
- a CDS encoding amino acid permease, coding for MRNEHLARQIFATKSIDKLIRESELPGSALKKTLGPISLTALGVGAVIGSGIFTVIGTAIGGNPAALANWKESPVIDLLLHHGHIAGRPGAGPALALSLVLVAIVCCFTGLCYAELASMIPIAGSAYTYTYATLGELIAWIIGWDLILEYAFSNMSVSVGFAAHFVDLLDWLGFRLSPKWLSPAYLPLGLQDLAGKDIYAPGWHFGFNIPAFLIVILLTMILVRGIRESARTNNIMVLVKMVAILVFIFVGLHFIHPANYVPFSPNGWSGVLAGGSIIFFTYIGFDSVSTASEECCNPQRDVPIGIIATLIVCTILYIGVALVLTGIVPWQTVIGDAAPVVNALKRLTLQTGSPLLHWTRLIVLLGAIIGMVSSILVFQLGQARVWFAMSRDRLLPDIFSRLHPKFRTPAFATWFAGILVAIPAGLFDVGTLAELSNIGTLFAFVLVSIGVLVLRHKQPERRRGFRVPGGPVFPVLSVIFCVLLMAGLPVRTWERFFIWLVIGLVVYFFYSRKRSEFYKG